The segment AGCAACTTTTGGAATAACGCCAAAGAATTGGTTGTCGAAACAATCAATTCTGTCCAGAAAAGCACCCCACTGCGACCGAGCGCAATCAGAATAATCATCTGAATTTTTCCTTAAATCTGAACTATTCCAGCGCAGTCCTGATGTTTCAGTAACAGAATTACGATGGTTTATGACATTATTCCAAAATTCGCTATAATTTTTTGCATCAGGAAATTGACAAGAAACTCCAATGATTGCTATGTCCATTTACTTCTCATTGATTAGGTTGACAGGTGGTTTAAAAACGCACGACATTTATACAACTAACTGATTAAAAGGATATAATTCATAATGACAACATTTTTTGTTAGCCAGTAAGGTAATCGCAGATTATATTAATAACATTAATTATATTATTTTAATGTATGTATTTTGTTTGCTGAATGTTTCGTTGAACGCGCTAGGTCGCACGACCTGCTGGTTTTATGTCGCAGAAGTAAGTGCTGCGGTAAGCCCCTAAGGGATGTGGGATTCTGAAAACATCCGGTGTTTCCAGAACGGCCCTGATGAGTTCAGTAACTTTGAAGGGAAAAGGCGTGGGTAAGCATTTCTCTGACCTTTGCTGGTCTCAGAATCGATAAATTAGTGTTTCTAATAAAAGGGCAGCCCGATCGGGAGGGTGGTGCGGTAGCCGCGCTTAAAAAGTCCCCTCAACAGGCGGTTTGTCGCAGAGGTTTTGGGGCAGGGTCACAGTAAAAGAACCGATCGTAAATGCCGTTTAATGATGATGAATTTGTTGAAGACGTGAAAGCACATGCAGAAGTTCAGAATCACTAACTGGCGCAGCGACAACAACGCTCTTATCAACCGTGGTCAGATTGCAGAGTCTCTGGCCATGGTGCGTGCGCTGAACAAAATGAAGAAGGCAGGAATGCCAGAGAGTGTGCGTATTTCCTGAGAGCAGTAACCGGCTATGGGGATGCTTATCCAAAATCTGATTTATTCAACAAAACCCCGCTCAGGATACGTTCAGCGCGGCTAACAGCTTGCGCTGCGAAATTACCAGGTAATAATGCGGCCCTTTAAATTCGCGCCTTTCAACCGGATCACCATTAACGTGCCAGATTTCACCCTTCTGCGGCACCCTCCTTGAAACCATCAGATAAGCTCCCTGCCCTGCGGCGCATCACTCAGCCGTCAGCTGTTTCTTCGTTGTAGCTCTGGATTTCCTGCAGGTCGATACCGGCCAGCAGCTCCGTCCTGCCCCCCGTCGTCAGCCAGGACAAAGCGGCATATTCTGAATAAATGTCCAGTGCAGCGATTTCGAACACCGGCCTCTCTTATGTCATAGTTTCCAGTACTGTTAAATTATACATGATCGTTTTTTTATAGAAATCTCATCTACCACTCTATTAATATTGAAACATATTTTTTTTAAGGAGGATATTTATATGCCTGTAAGTGGAATTGGTAGTGGCTCTCAAAATTACGGGGTCGCCAGCACACCTGCAAACGTCCGCAATCAGACCAATTCATCGTCGGAGTTGGTACGCAACATCAATAACGTTAAGCAGTCAATACACGGATTGAGCAGGGGGCATCGGCGCCATAATGCAGTAGATTTGCGCGTAGTATCAGCGATTGTGTCATCAGGTCCTGGTAATCCAGTATCCCATTCTAACACCGCCCTGGTAGATAAACTTGGAAGCGGAACTCAAATTAACTTGTAAAATTAATTGTTAACCTGGTGGGGCATAAGGATTACAAGATGCAGATAGTCAATTATTTTCATGCAAAATTTTAAACAGCAGCAATGCTGCATTCAGTCTGGCAGAAAAAAATAAGAATTACATTTAATTTGCAGAAAAAACCATCTCAGTTAAAAATGAAAAGATGCATTGTGAACTGATCAATCCAAACTCTTCTCAAAAAAAAGAAGTATTGATTGAGAGTAAAATATTAAAGTATGAGAATTTATTGGAAAATATTTCAAAAATGAAGCCGAAGGCTTATAAAAATTCAGATGCCTGAAATTATAGTAATCATCTTCCAGACTGGCAGTAAAAAACCTTAAGGAAAACGGTCATGAGTATTTTCTTTCGTACAACAATTAGCTAGAAGATAAAACTATTACCGCTGCCACAGAAAGGCTTATTTGAATAAATCGAACTTTTTCTGAGTTGAAGGATAAGAGCACGCATTACCCTGCAACACAGGTCGTCCCGTGGCAAAGCAGAAGTTCAGAATCACCAACTGGCGCAACGACAACAACGCTCTTATCAACCGTGGTCAGATTACAGAGTCTCTGGCCATGGTGCGTGCGCTGAACAAAATGACGAAGGAAGGAATGCCAGAAAGTGTGCGTATTTCCTGAGAGCAGCCACTGCCTATGGGGATGCGTATCCAAAAAATCTGATTTATTCAGCAAAGCCAGGCGGATCCATAACCTGAACCTGCCCCGGACGATCGGACATAAAACGGCGAATTTGCAGCATAGATTGTATAACGTTCCGCATCTAAAATAGCCGCATCGGGTTGTGAAAGTCATCTAATACTCACAGAAGGACGGATGAAAATGCGAATTTTTCTTACAGGCGCGACCGGTTTTATCGGCACGGCAGTTGCCGCCGTTCGGAAGGTTATTCAGCACCAGGCTTACGATGCCGGCAATCCGGTACTTTTGCCCCTCAGCTGTTCAAATAGCCGTTAATTGGCGTTATTAATCAGGGCGTAGGTTTATGCCGTACCGTCATGATGACCGCATATATCGGCATAGCGGCGGCATATCACCGCCACAATACCGCGCAGTACCGGGTTACTGGCCCGAAACCTTAGGTTACCTCAACCCGCCATATTCACGGGTTATCTCCTTCGCCGCGCCGATAACCAGCGCGCCCAGCTCGGTTACGCGGTCATCCGTAACGCGGGACACCGGGCCGGAAATGGAGATGGCGGCAAAGGGTTCGCGGTGTTCGTCGTAGATGCAGGCCGCGACGCAGCGCAGCCCCAGGGCGTGTTCTTCATCATCGAAGGAAAAACCGACCTTGCGTACCAGCGCCAGGTTCTCCTTCAGACTGTGCGGCGACATCAGGGTGCGTGGCGTGTAGTAATGCAGCCCCTGCCGGTGCAGCAGCTCGCTGACCTGCGCCTCGGAGAGGTTGGCCAGAAAGGCTTTGCCCGCGCCGGAAGCATGCATCGGCAGCTTGCCGCCAATGGGGGCAGACATGCGCATCAGCTGGGTACACTGCACCTGGTCGATAATCACTGCCTGGCGATCGCTAATGTCCAGCACGGCCAGATTGACCGTCTCTCCCGAATCCTCCATCAGCTTGCGCAGCATCGGGTGGACCAGCGCCAGCAGGTTACGACTCTGCAAAAAGCTGCTGCCCACCACAAAGGCGTGTGCGCCGATGGTCCACAGGCCGAGGTCGCCCACCTGACGGACAAATCCCTGCTGCTGCATTGTGGTCAGCAGGCGATGGGTGGTCGAGTTGGGTAATCCCGCCTGCTGCGCCAGCTCGGTCAGCGCCACGCTGCCGTGGGCATCGGCAATAAACTCCAGCAGCTTCAGGCCGCGGGTCAGCGACTGGACCTGGCCGGCGGGCTGGGCGGGCTGCGCCTGCGCGGCGCGGGGTTTCTTGCCGCGTTTGATAACTGCTGGCGTGGTCATAGCGGATCCCTTCGTTTTCACATTATGGAAACCATTTTCGTTTTATCAGGCGATTTTGCAAGCGGC is part of the Erwinia sp. HDF1-3R genome and harbors:
- the iclR gene encoding glyoxylate bypass operon transcriptional repressor IclR, which encodes MTTPAVIKRGKKPRAAQAQPAQPAGQVQSLTRGLKLLEFIADAHGSVALTELAQQAGLPNSTTHRLLTTMQQQGFVRQVGDLGLWTIGAHAFVVGSSFLQSRNLLALVHPMLRKLMEDSGETVNLAVLDISDRQAVIIDQVQCTQLMRMSAPIGGKLPMHASGAGKAFLANLSEAQVSELLHRQGLHYYTPRTLMSPHSLKENLALVRKVGFSFDDEEHALGLRCVAACIYDEHREPFAAISISGPVSRVTDDRVTELGALVIGAAKEITREYGGLR